In Arthrobacter sp. StoSoilB5, one genomic interval encodes:
- a CDS encoding DUF2516 family protein translates to MDGKFLIAIVTNAVYFILGLVAVVLELWAFVDCLRHRPTLFVAASKRTKTFWLALTGVAFAIGALTLLSGGSGLGLFGIAAVTASCVYLADVRPAVREAGSGGNRNVGPYGPW, encoded by the coding sequence GTGGACGGAAAATTCTTGATCGCGATTGTCACCAACGCGGTCTACTTCATCCTTGGCTTGGTGGCCGTTGTCCTTGAACTGTGGGCGTTTGTGGATTGCTTGCGCCACCGGCCAACCCTGTTCGTCGCTGCCTCCAAGCGCACCAAGACTTTCTGGCTGGCGCTCACGGGCGTTGCTTTCGCAATCGGCGCGTTGACCCTGTTGAGTGGTGGAAGCGGCCTTGGCCTGTTCGGCATCGCCGCAGTGACGGCGTCCTGCGTCTACCTCGCGGACGTTCGCCCGGCAGTCCGCGAAGCGGGCAGCGGCGGCAACCGCAACGTGGGTCCTTACGGTCCCTGGTAG
- a CDS encoding class I SAM-dependent methyltransferase: MVQKAERVSTSRNRSGKPVGNVTRGTTNPNRMRRLDRWLSGPQAWRLRAAVDPLVVDLGYGSSPATAVELFERLQAVRADVRVCGIEIEPERVRTAKSLERPGLSFHVGGFEVPVPGNPILVRAFNVLRQYEEADVAGIWALVQSRLASGGLFIDGTCDEIGRCVTWVALDRDRPLSLSFSVRFGSFELPSEVAERLPKALIHRNVPGEPIHIFLQAMDKAWLEAAPLASFGNRQRWTGMCRLLRDAGWPLQDGPARWRLGEVTVAWDAVAPK, from the coding sequence GTGGTGCAAAAAGCGGAACGGGTGAGTACTTCCCGCAATCGAAGTGGCAAACCCGTTGGCAACGTCACGCGGGGCACCACGAATCCCAACCGTATGCGCCGCCTGGATCGGTGGCTCTCCGGCCCGCAGGCGTGGCGGCTCCGCGCCGCCGTCGACCCTTTGGTTGTGGACCTGGGCTATGGCTCCTCGCCGGCTACCGCCGTCGAACTGTTTGAGCGGCTCCAGGCCGTCCGTGCGGATGTTCGCGTCTGCGGGATCGAGATTGAGCCTGAAAGGGTTCGCACGGCGAAGTCGCTGGAACGTCCCGGACTTAGCTTCCACGTGGGCGGTTTCGAAGTGCCTGTTCCTGGCAACCCCATTCTTGTGCGGGCCTTCAACGTACTCCGCCAGTACGAAGAGGCGGACGTGGCTGGGATCTGGGCGCTGGTGCAGTCGCGCCTGGCTTCGGGAGGCCTGTTCATTGACGGCACCTGCGATGAAATCGGCCGGTGTGTCACGTGGGTGGCCTTGGATCGGGACCGGCCCCTGAGCCTCAGTTTCTCTGTGCGGTTCGGCAGTTTCGAGCTGCCCTCGGAAGTGGCCGAGCGGCTGCCAAAAGCCTTGATCCACCGGAATGTGCCCGGAGAACCCATCCACATATTCCTGCAGGCCATGGACAAGGCTTGGCTGGAGGCCGCGCCGCTGGCGTCGTTCGGCAACCGGCAGCGCTGGACGGGAATGTGCCGCTTACTGCGCGACGCCGGGTGGCCGCTTCAGGATGGCCCCGCGCGGTGGCGCCTGGGTGAAGTGACGGTGGCCTGGGACGCTGTTGCGCCGAAGTAG
- a CDS encoding response regulator transcription factor: protein MSRILIVEDEESFSDPLSYLLGKEGFDVEVVDNGTDALVEFDRNGADLVLLDLQLPGTPGTEVCRQLRQRSSVPVIMLTAKDSEIDKVVGLELGADDYVTKPYSSRELVARVRAVLRRQGEPEELITSTVQAGPVRMDIERHVVSVNGEQVSLPLKEFELLEMLLRNSGRVLTRGQLIDRVWGSDYVGDTKTLDVHVKRLRSKIEPDPSVPRYLVTVRGLGYKFEP from the coding sequence TTGAGCCGGATTTTGATAGTGGAGGACGAAGAGTCCTTCAGCGACCCCCTGTCCTACCTTTTGGGCAAAGAGGGTTTCGACGTCGAGGTAGTGGACAACGGCACCGACGCCTTGGTGGAATTCGACCGGAATGGTGCCGACCTCGTCCTGTTGGACCTTCAGCTGCCAGGAACGCCAGGCACGGAAGTGTGCCGTCAACTTCGCCAGCGTTCCAGCGTGCCGGTGATCATGCTGACCGCCAAGGACTCGGAGATCGACAAGGTGGTTGGCTTGGAGCTGGGTGCCGACGATTACGTGACCAAGCCGTACTCCTCACGCGAACTCGTTGCGCGGGTGCGGGCAGTGCTTCGGAGGCAGGGTGAACCAGAAGAGCTGATCACATCCACCGTGCAGGCCGGGCCCGTCCGGATGGATATTGAGCGCCATGTGGTGAGCGTTAATGGTGAGCAAGTATCGCTGCCCTTGAAGGAATTTGAACTCCTTGAAATGCTGCTCCGCAATTCAGGACGTGTGCTGACCCGGGGGCAGCTGATCGACCGCGTGTGGGGTTCGGACTACGTGGGTGATACCAAGACGCTGGATGTCCACGTAAAGAGGCTGCGCAGCAAGATCGAGCCTGATCCGTCCGTTCCAAGATATTTGGTGACGGTGCGTGGACTGGGCTACAAGTTCGAGCCGTAA
- a CDS encoding ATP-binding protein, translating to MLIGVVAGLVGLSLGVFGMLAFRISERQRRIVDLDVTEPLLPEGAAEVLAVVGRAFVVVDAIDGVVRASPAAYAYGLVRGHTVVHKQLLDMTAKVRRDGVILEQQYELPRGPLGKGTIVVQVRAAMLGWEYILLLADDRTEITRTEEIRNDFVANVSHELKTPVGAISLLAEALEASPDDEEAVRRFAKRMHKESGRLAALVQDIIELSRLQGANVAQQGHAVDINTVITEAVDRSQLPAESKNIQIVVGGHSDSLVFGDRDLLVTALRNLIDNAIRYSPENTRVGVGVRTREGVVAISVTDQGEGLSPEDQERVFERFYRVDAARSRHTGGTGLGLSIVKHVVSNHGGEVTVWSQPGQGSTFTIRLPEMEGQDDDAGLPASAATAALSPELPAAGIAALETHHTIQQPHHANQQGGASGAQEQGASA from the coding sequence TTGCTCATTGGTGTCGTTGCAGGCTTGGTTGGCCTGTCGCTGGGCGTCTTTGGCATGCTCGCATTCAGGATCAGCGAGCGGCAACGCAGGATCGTGGACCTGGATGTTACCGAACCCCTGCTTCCGGAAGGTGCAGCGGAGGTGCTTGCCGTCGTCGGCCGCGCTTTTGTAGTGGTTGATGCGATCGATGGCGTGGTCCGTGCGAGCCCGGCGGCGTACGCCTACGGCCTGGTGCGCGGTCACACGGTAGTCCACAAGCAGCTCCTGGACATGACCGCAAAGGTGCGCCGCGATGGCGTGATCCTGGAGCAGCAGTACGAACTTCCCCGGGGCCCGCTTGGCAAGGGCACAATCGTGGTCCAGGTGCGGGCAGCCATGCTCGGTTGGGAGTACATCCTGCTGCTGGCCGACGACCGTACCGAGATCACCCGCACCGAGGAGATCCGCAACGACTTCGTGGCCAATGTTTCCCATGAACTCAAGACGCCGGTAGGCGCCATTTCACTCCTGGCCGAGGCGCTGGAAGCGTCACCCGATGACGAGGAAGCGGTACGCCGCTTCGCCAAACGCATGCATAAGGAATCAGGGCGCCTCGCAGCGCTGGTCCAGGACATCATTGAGCTTTCCCGCCTTCAAGGCGCCAACGTTGCCCAGCAGGGCCACGCTGTGGACATCAACACCGTCATTACCGAGGCCGTGGACCGCTCCCAGCTGCCAGCGGAGAGCAAGAACATCCAGATCGTGGTGGGCGGCCATTCGGATTCCCTGGTGTTCGGAGACAGGGACCTTCTGGTCACCGCCCTGCGCAACCTGATCGACAACGCCATCCGCTACTCGCCTGAGAACACCCGGGTAGGCGTCGGGGTCCGGACCCGGGAGGGCGTCGTCGCCATTTCAGTGACGGACCAGGGCGAGGGCCTGAGCCCCGAGGACCAGGAACGCGTCTTCGAGCGCTTCTACCGGGTGGATGCTGCGCGCTCCAGGCACACTGGCGGCACCGGCCTGGGCCTCAGCATCGTCAAGCACGTGGTGTCCAACCACGGTGGCGAGGTGACCGTGTGGTCCCAGCCAGGCCAGGGCTCCACCTTCACCATCCGCCTGCCGGAGATGGAAGGCCAGGACGACGACGCCGGCCTCCCGGCCTCCGCTGCCACCGCGGCTCTGTCCCCTGAACTTCCAGCGGCGGGAATTGCCGCCCTCGAAACCCATCACACGATTCAGCAACCTCATCACGCGAATCAACAAGGGGGCGCCAGCGGCGCCCAAGAGCAAGGAGCCAGCGCTTGA
- the phoU gene encoding phosphate signaling complex protein PhoU has product MRKVFQEELTQVGDDLVEISKLVHEAITKATTAFEGADVDLAQDVIAADARIDFLQNSLDERAIDILALQGPVASDLRMIVGSLRMSASLERMGDLARHVAQLARLRYPATVIPASMTQTFKAMAQHDIDITAKVIELLETRNLEVARDILKINIAVDDLHLSVFKAIASPDWNETASTTVDVALASRYFERFADHGVSVARKVTYLVTGEWQPEGF; this is encoded by the coding sequence GTGCGCAAGGTTTTTCAGGAGGAGCTCACCCAGGTCGGTGACGACCTCGTCGAGATTTCCAAACTGGTTCACGAAGCAATCACGAAGGCCACCACGGCCTTCGAAGGCGCCGACGTCGATCTTGCCCAGGACGTCATCGCGGCAGACGCCCGCATCGACTTCCTGCAGAACAGCCTCGACGAACGTGCCATCGACATCCTGGCCCTGCAGGGTCCCGTTGCCAGCGACCTGCGCATGATTGTTGGTTCGCTCCGTATGAGTGCATCGCTGGAGCGCATGGGCGACCTCGCCCGCCACGTAGCGCAGCTGGCCCGCCTGCGCTACCCGGCCACCGTCATCCCGGCGTCAATGACCCAGACGTTCAAGGCGATGGCCCAGCACGACATCGATATCACTGCCAAGGTGATCGAGCTCCTGGAGACCCGCAACCTTGAGGTGGCCAGGGACATCCTCAAGATCAACATCGCCGTAGACGATCTCCACCTGAGCGTCTTCAAGGCCATTGCGTCCCCGGACTGGAACGAAACTGCTTCCACCACCGTTGATGTGGCTTTGGCCAGCCGCTACTTCGAGCGCTTCGCCGACCACGGCGTCTCCGTTGCCCGCAAGGTCACCTACTTGGTGACGGGCGAATGGCAGCCTGAGGGCTTCTAG
- a CDS encoding CarD family transcriptional regulator translates to MVFEVGETVVYPHHGAAKIEEIKMRTIKGEEKMYLKLKVAQGDLTIEVPAENVDLVGVRDVVGKEGLEHVFDVLRAEFTEEPTNWSRRYKANLEKLASGDVIKVAEVVRDLWRRDHDRGLSAGEKRMLAKARQILISELALAEKTDEEKAASVLDEVLAS, encoded by the coding sequence ATGGTTTTTGAGGTCGGCGAGACAGTAGTTTACCCTCACCACGGTGCAGCAAAAATTGAGGAAATCAAGATGCGCACCATCAAGGGCGAAGAGAAGATGTATCTCAAGCTCAAGGTGGCTCAGGGTGATCTGACCATTGAAGTTCCAGCAGAGAACGTTGACCTTGTTGGGGTCCGGGACGTAGTGGGCAAGGAAGGCTTGGAGCACGTATTTGACGTTCTCCGCGCCGAGTTCACCGAAGAGCCTACCAACTGGTCGCGTCGTTACAAGGCAAACCTGGAGAAGCTTGCTTCGGGCGATGTCATCAAGGTGGCGGAGGTCGTTCGCGATCTTTGGCGCCGTGATCACGATCGCGGCCTTTCCGCAGGTGAGAAGCGAATGCTGGCCAAGGCGCGGCAGATTCTGATTTCAGAACTGGCCCTGGCTGAGAAGACAGACGAAGAGAAGGCAGCAAGCGTTCTTGACGAGGTCTTGGCTTCCTAA
- a CDS encoding aminotransferase class I/II-fold pyridoxal phosphate-dependent enzyme, protein MSLSDQRAADLSPETVVVAAGRPERKHDEPVNPPIVLSSTYFGTGSLGDGDRGYGRYANPTWDPFEDALGKLEGAALPGLLYASGLAAVSSALSLVPAGGVVVMPSHSYSGSLVMATELAEKGFLELRIVDITDTDAVKALISPEEGKAADLLWLESPTNPMLGIADVRALTDAAHAVGAIVVTDNTFSTPLVQQPLGLGSDVVLHSVTKYLAGHSDVVLGALVTSNPELRATLLHHRIIHGGIAGPFEAWLALRGLRTLALRIERSQASAATLAERLRSHPRVETIRYPGLVTDPGHERAKAQMKGFGSILCIQIAGDESRSGADAADELVRALQLWLPATSLGGVESLIERRRRHAAEPTSVPENLVRLSVGIENVEDLWSDLEQALKSLDG, encoded by the coding sequence ATGAGCCTTTCCGATCAGCGCGCCGCCGATTTGTCCCCGGAAACCGTTGTGGTGGCTGCCGGCCGCCCCGAGCGCAAACACGATGAACCGGTGAATCCGCCGATCGTCCTTTCCTCCACATATTTTGGAACTGGTTCTCTTGGCGACGGCGATCGCGGCTATGGTCGCTACGCCAACCCCACCTGGGACCCGTTCGAAGACGCCCTGGGCAAACTGGAAGGCGCAGCGCTGCCCGGTCTGCTCTATGCCTCGGGGCTTGCCGCCGTCAGCTCAGCCCTCTCCTTGGTACCGGCCGGTGGCGTTGTTGTCATGCCATCACACAGCTACTCGGGATCGTTGGTCATGGCGACGGAACTCGCGGAGAAGGGCTTCCTGGAGCTCCGCATCGTGGACATTACGGACACGGACGCGGTGAAGGCGTTGATCAGCCCGGAAGAGGGCAAAGCCGCGGACCTGCTCTGGCTTGAGAGCCCCACCAACCCCATGCTCGGCATCGCCGATGTCCGCGCGCTCACGGACGCCGCCCACGCGGTGGGCGCAATCGTGGTCACCGACAATACTTTCTCCACACCCTTGGTGCAGCAGCCCCTGGGCCTGGGTTCCGACGTCGTGCTCCACTCGGTGACCAAATACCTTGCCGGCCATTCCGACGTCGTACTTGGCGCCCTGGTGACCTCCAATCCGGAACTGCGCGCCACGCTCCTGCACCACCGCATCATCCACGGCGGCATCGCCGGACCGTTCGAAGCGTGGCTGGCGCTGCGCGGACTGCGCACCCTCGCGTTGCGGATCGAGCGTTCCCAGGCCTCGGCCGCTACCCTCGCCGAACGGCTCCGCAGCCATCCCCGCGTCGAGACCATCCGCTACCCGGGCCTCGTGACCGATCCGGGACATGAGCGCGCGAAGGCGCAGATGAAGGGATTCGGTTCCATCCTCTGCATCCAGATCGCCGGTGACGAGTCCCGCAGCGGCGCTGACGCCGCGGACGAACTGGTCCGCGCGCTGCAGCTCTGGCTCCCAGCGACATCTTTGGGCGGCGTTGAGTCGCTGATCGAACGCCGACGGCGGCACGCGGCCGAGCCCACCAGCGTCCCGGAAAACCTGGTCCGTTTGAGCGTGGGCATCGAGAACGTGGAAGACCTCTGGTCCGACCTTGAACAAGCACTGAAGTCGCTGGACGGTTAG
- the ispD gene encoding 2-C-methyl-D-erythritol 4-phosphate cytidylyltransferase — protein sequence MSIPSKRSVTAVVVVAAGSGERLGYGMPKAKVPLGGETILMHALRGVVAADVARQICIAVPKGDTELRQLIAGFTVELVDGGPEVTVVDGGSSRADSVRAALTALEDGTEFVLVHDAARALTPERVFQRVADALASGAQAVIPAMPVVDTIKTVAQTTASESSIAPEVVTGTAPREQLRAVQTPQGFELATLRRAHEAAELFDDKQAAAVTDDAMLVELLGVPVHAVRGASQSLKITTPLDLIIAEGLLEGPLGMRWVEG from the coding sequence ATGAGTATTCCTTCGAAGCGCTCGGTCACGGCCGTCGTCGTCGTCGCAGCCGGCTCGGGCGAGCGCCTCGGCTACGGCATGCCCAAAGCGAAAGTTCCGCTGGGTGGCGAAACCATCCTGATGCACGCCCTCCGAGGCGTCGTGGCGGCCGACGTCGCACGCCAGATCTGCATCGCAGTGCCCAAGGGGGATACGGAACTCCGCCAACTGATTGCCGGGTTCACTGTTGAACTGGTGGACGGGGGCCCCGAAGTGACGGTCGTCGACGGCGGCTCCTCCCGGGCGGATTCCGTCCGCGCTGCCTTGACTGCGTTGGAGGACGGTACCGAATTCGTGCTCGTCCACGACGCCGCCCGCGCCCTGACCCCTGAACGCGTATTCCAGCGCGTAGCCGATGCCTTGGCCTCCGGCGCCCAGGCCGTCATTCCTGCCATGCCCGTGGTGGACACGATCAAGACCGTGGCCCAGACAACTGCATCGGAGTCCTCTATCGCTCCGGAAGTTGTCACCGGAACTGCGCCCCGGGAACAGCTGAGGGCAGTCCAGACGCCCCAGGGTTTCGAACTGGCCACGCTACGCCGCGCGCACGAGGCCGCGGAGCTCTTTGATGACAAACAGGCTGCGGCGGTCACTGACGACGCCATGTTGGTTGAGCTCCTCGGCGTTCCTGTCCACGCCGTCCGGGGGGCCAGCCAATCGCTGAAGATCACCACGCCGCTTGATCTCATCATCGCCGAGGGCCTCCTGGAGGGCCCGCTCGGAATGCGCTGGGTGGAAGGCTGA
- a CDS encoding DNA polymerase III subunit delta', which yields MSVWDDLQGQAPVVAQLKQAAQGDTGLTHAWLFTGPPGSGRSNAAKAFAAALNCEQDDVSLRGCGECAACHTILGETHSDVTFVRTEKVTITIDEARDLVSKAGDRPATGRWRIIIVEDADRMAERTTNVLLKAIEEPTPRTIWMLCAPSPADVLVTIRSRCRPVSLRLPPASDVAALLVRRDGVEPQLADRAARAAQSHIGIARRLARDADARERRLETVRIPLGLRGVTAAVMMAEKLVKIATDEANSSNDERDAAEKIALLASLGAPESGTLPPSMRSQVRQLEDDQKRRAKRSITDSLDRTLTDLLSFYRDVLIIQLGNAVELVNVELKSELEEYAARSAPETTLARMDAINKARVRITTTNVAPLLAVESMATSLIQQ from the coding sequence GTGAGCGTTTGGGACGACCTCCAGGGCCAGGCGCCAGTGGTTGCCCAGCTCAAGCAGGCAGCGCAGGGCGACACCGGCCTCACCCATGCCTGGCTTTTCACCGGCCCTCCGGGATCGGGCCGTTCCAATGCTGCCAAGGCTTTCGCCGCTGCCTTGAACTGCGAGCAGGATGACGTTTCCTTACGTGGGTGCGGCGAGTGCGCCGCGTGCCACACCATCCTTGGCGAGACGCACTCGGATGTGACGTTCGTGCGGACCGAAAAGGTCACCATTACCATCGACGAAGCCCGGGACCTGGTGTCCAAGGCCGGTGACCGGCCTGCCACGGGACGCTGGCGGATCATCATCGTTGAAGACGCGGACCGCATGGCAGAGCGAACAACCAACGTCCTGTTGAAGGCGATCGAAGAACCGACACCCCGCACCATTTGGATGTTGTGCGCACCGTCGCCGGCAGATGTGCTGGTAACGATCCGTTCGCGCTGCCGTCCTGTCAGTCTCCGGCTCCCGCCTGCGTCCGATGTCGCAGCGCTGCTGGTCAGGCGTGACGGCGTGGAGCCCCAACTGGCCGATCGCGCCGCGCGGGCGGCTCAAAGCCACATCGGAATCGCCCGTCGGCTTGCCCGCGACGCCGATGCCCGGGAACGACGTTTGGAGACGGTCCGCATCCCGCTGGGCCTCCGCGGCGTTACTGCTGCGGTGATGATGGCCGAAAAGCTGGTCAAGATCGCCACGGACGAGGCCAACAGCTCCAACGACGAACGTGATGCGGCTGAAAAAATTGCATTGCTGGCCAGCCTTGGCGCACCTGAGTCAGGCACACTCCCGCCGTCCATGCGGAGCCAGGTGAGGCAGCTTGAAGACGACCAAAAACGCCGCGCGAAGCGCTCCATCACGGACTCGCTGGACCGCACGCTGACGGATCTGTTGTCCTTCTACCGGGATGTGTTGATCATCCAATTGGGGAACGCGGTGGAGTTGGTCAACGTTGAGCTCAAGAGCGAACTTGAAGAATACGCCGCCCGCTCAGCCCCGGAGACCACCCTCGCCCGCATGGACGCCATTAACAAGGCCCGTGTCCGCATTACCACCACCAACGTCGCGCCGCTGTTGGCGGTCGAGTCCATGGCGACGAGCCTCATCCAGCAATAG
- the ispF gene encoding 2-C-methyl-D-erythritol 2,4-cyclodiphosphate synthase, whose protein sequence is MGPQQAVRAATNIALPRTGIGIDVHAFAPEDDPQPLWLGGLFWEGEQGLSGHSDGDCVAHAAADALFSACGIGDLGTHFGTDRPEFAGASGIKLLSEAARIVRAAGFEIGNVAVQFVANRPKFGPRREESQRVLSEAANAPVSVTATTSDGLGFTGRGEGISAVATALVYTVTASEPGPAKGGPHG, encoded by the coding sequence ATGGGCCCACAGCAAGCCGTGCGTGCGGCTACCAACATAGCCCTGCCCCGTACAGGGATCGGCATCGACGTGCACGCGTTCGCGCCCGAGGACGATCCCCAGCCGCTGTGGTTGGGTGGTCTCTTTTGGGAAGGCGAGCAAGGGCTGTCGGGACATTCCGACGGCGATTGCGTCGCCCACGCGGCGGCCGATGCCCTGTTTTCAGCCTGCGGAATCGGTGACCTTGGTACCCACTTCGGCACGGACCGCCCCGAGTTCGCCGGTGCCTCCGGGATAAAGCTGCTCAGCGAGGCTGCACGGATCGTCAGGGCCGCAGGGTTCGAGATCGGCAATGTCGCCGTGCAGTTCGTAGCCAACCGGCCCAAGTTCGGCCCCCGCCGTGAAGAATCCCAACGGGTCCTGAGCGAAGCCGCGAACGCACCCGTCAGCGTCACGGCAACCACCAGCGACGGCTTGGGATTTACAGGCCGTGGCGAGGGCATTTCTGCTGTTGCTACGGCACTCGTTTACACGGTCACGGCATCCGAGCCGGGTCCCGCGAAAGGTGGGCCACATGGTTAA
- a CDS encoding phosphoglyceromutase — protein MTYKLILLRHGHSDWNAKNLFTGWVDVDLNDQGRAEAVRGGELLVENNILPDILYTSLLKRAINTANIALDKADRGWIPVKRDWRLNERHYGALQGKDKAQTLAEFGEEQFMEWRRSYDTPPPPLSDDSEFSQAHDVRYKDLGDALPRTECLKDVLVRLLPYWESDIKEDLKAGKTVLVTAHGNSLRALVKHLDGISDEAIAGLNIPTGIPLVYELDEDFQPINPGGTYLDPEAAADAILAVANQGKK, from the coding sequence ATGACTTACAAGCTGATTCTGCTGCGCCACGGCCACAGCGACTGGAACGCCAAGAACCTGTTCACCGGTTGGGTGGACGTTGACCTGAACGACCAAGGCCGCGCGGAAGCAGTGCGCGGTGGGGAACTCCTGGTTGAGAACAATATCCTCCCGGACATCCTGTACACCTCGCTCCTGAAGCGGGCCATCAACACCGCCAACATTGCGCTGGACAAGGCCGACCGAGGCTGGATCCCGGTTAAGCGCGACTGGCGCCTCAACGAGCGCCACTACGGTGCGCTGCAGGGCAAGGACAAGGCCCAGACCCTCGCCGAGTTCGGCGAAGAGCAGTTCATGGAATGGCGCCGCAGCTACGACACCCCGCCGCCGCCCCTGTCCGACGACAGCGAATTCTCGCAAGCACATGACGTCCGCTACAAGGACCTCGGCGACGCCCTTCCGCGGACCGAATGCCTCAAGGACGTCCTGGTCCGCCTCCTCCCGTACTGGGAATCGGACATCAAGGAAGACCTCAAGGCCGGAAAGACCGTCCTGGTTACTGCGCACGGCAACTCCCTGCGCGCGCTCGTCAAGCACCTTGACGGCATCAGCGATGAGGCCATTGCAGGGCTGAACATTCCCACCGGCATCCCGCTGGTCTATGAACTGGACGAGGACTTCCAGCCCATCAACCCGGGCGGCACCTACCTCGACCCCGAGGCTGCAGCAGATGCGATTCTTGCGGTAGCCAACCAGGGCAAGAAGTAG
- the tmk gene encoding dTMP kinase — protein sequence MSIQSAGLFIAFEGGDGAGKSTQAALLCDALGSRGLSVLRTREPGGTPIGEKLRSLVLDHGHGTIDARTEALMFAAARAAHASQVIRPALAAGQVVITDRYIDSSVAYQGAGRGLGAEGVLSLNEWATEGLHPDLTVLLDVEPSDGRQRRIAGAAAEDRLESEPDAFHSTIRHAFLDLAAAAPSSYLVLSARSGIEALAAQILERVESLLAERGLGERISGNHL from the coding sequence GTGAGTATTCAGAGCGCCGGCCTTTTTATTGCTTTCGAGGGCGGAGATGGAGCGGGCAAGTCCACCCAGGCTGCCCTGCTCTGTGATGCCCTCGGCTCGCGGGGCCTGTCCGTGCTGCGTACGCGCGAGCCCGGCGGGACTCCCATCGGCGAAAAATTGCGCTCCCTGGTGCTGGATCATGGCCATGGCACCATCGATGCCCGTACAGAGGCCCTGATGTTCGCCGCGGCCCGGGCAGCGCACGCCAGCCAGGTGATCCGCCCGGCACTTGCGGCGGGGCAGGTTGTCATCACCGACCGCTACATTGACTCCTCAGTCGCGTACCAGGGAGCCGGCCGGGGGTTGGGTGCTGAGGGTGTCCTTTCCCTTAACGAATGGGCCACGGAAGGCTTGCATCCGGACCTGACTGTGCTTCTCGACGTCGAGCCCTCGGACGGGCGTCAACGCCGCATCGCCGGAGCGGCGGCTGAGGACCGCTTGGAATCCGAACCTGATGCCTTCCATTCCACCATCCGCCACGCCTTCCTCGACCTGGCGGCGGCCGCTCCCTCGAGTTACCTCGTACTGTCGGCCAGGTCCGGGATTGAGGCGTTGGCCGCGCAGATCCTGGAGCGCGTGGAATCACTGCTGGCTGAGCGCGGGCTGGGCGAGCGTATTTCGGGAAACCACCTGTGA